The Aricia agestis chromosome 8, ilAriAges1.1, whole genome shotgun sequence genomic sequence aagacatgcctctgacgaggttaaaagtgacaaagttgtgcttaacaaacttttaaagtcttaaagacaatgtgcaaaacgcgctagactctgcttagagcaaaacggattgcagtttgaactatgttaagtgtagacaagatggaagtaaaaatttagaggtgggttgttttgatttttaattagttgtagtGTGTACATAacttaattgaattttataaatacttacgcctaaatgcaaaggatgtagtaatgatttattatttaaagtgcttatttttcgtaattaaaaagttgtaattttccattcttttgatgtgtcttatcaattaattttattctaaacatacctgtctacggcctttacatttgacggtcctaagtccgtcaaagtatgaagggaaaattcgcaacttatgataataacaagaatgcagtgacggattagcccttaatcaaattaagcaattgcctagggcatcacgtctgaggaggcaccagaagagtaaaggttcaaagaccgattctagttgagatacggataggggggccccacaggcatggattacttagggcatcaagtagtcttaacccgtcactgcaagaatgtcaatggaagggcggAGCGGGGCCGGGctgcgcatgtgtccatattttgtggtgtttggtaggataactttcggaggctatttctcaaaattttagtactgagtgattataaaagaagaaatacgtgtatttttatttttaactaggatcaaatataaaaattctagctgttgcccgcgacttcgtccgcgtggactttagcttatagcgcgcggtgtcaacaaaatttgtgtcaaatttaaaaactttttaaaaccctttttttttttttttttttttaatgaaataagggggcaaacgagcaaacgggtcacctgatggaaagcaacttccgtcgcccatggacactcgcagcatcagaagagctgcaagtgcgttgccggccttttaagagggaataggttaatatagtaaggaagggaagggaatagggaagggaagagaggggaatagggtaggggattgggcctccggtaaactcactcactcgacgaaacacagcgcaagtgctgtttcacgccggttttctgtgagaacgtggtatttctccggtcgagccggcccattcgtgccgaagcatggctctcccacgtataaaactaccctggtaagtggtacccctcttagggccgcgctacaccggattggcagcgctgaaagtgctcgcctcgccgctgccattccggtgtagcgcggcccttaattaatcaaaatacccaaaagcagctgtgcagtgtgcacataatctatactaatattataaatgcgaaagtatctctgtctgtctgtcagtctcgctttcacgccaaacgccaaaactaccgaaccgattgtgatgaaattttgtatacagatagtctaaagcctgagaaaggacataggctacttttttactggaaaaaagggttgttttttcgtttgttcaaattaagttacttccaaaaattcataatagatggcgccgtgcgtcttctacatcgcgctgacgcttgctcaaaagtctttctataagaggtggtatcatcttccatctaagtttcgatttttttcgattgttgatctattctacggtaggtattaaataactcagtactttatctgtgcagtgacgtaaccttaaacctatcaatgataaatagtttatgggtaaagttgtgtaattggggggctaaataagctttaaaatttggcataaaatataaagtttaatataaaaaaatgaaatacttattgtgtgcacactggacagctgtattgatttaaggggtaccagggtttttttataaaagcatttgacaccaattttgttgaccatctgttgaatcgtattagaactaaaatgttaattgcatcgatatatttctggattttttataatatgatacataaaatatgtttaagatttttgaaattttattttaatacacatccaagacccaggaacattgaaaactttttgttccgcctgcgggactcgaacccaggacccccgggatgagcgctggccacaatatgatattttcccacatcaaaatgtagcctatgtcctttctcagactctagaataactgtgtacaaaatttcattgcaatcggttcagtagttttggcgtgaaagcgagacagacagacagacagagatactttcgcatttataatattatattattatggatattaTGGATTTGTCAAGTTctattttataagcaaccgcctgtacaaggtgctgagtttgtatatttatgctatacttggatgctaataaagtctttgaatctttgaatctttgaatcaatatatccaaatttggcaggaaggttaaattgcaccctgtatattaacgGAAACAGAACTTAAGTAATTCCAAAAATTAaggaacatttaaaaataacctCTCACATCGTGATAGCCGTATTACGTTTTATCCCATTACCTTCTTTGTATAGGTATAATATAGTACGGTACGTATAGTATTACATGAAATAGTAAGAGACAAGACAATTCCATTTATTACACTGATTAATATCCAATAAGATTAACGTTTACCTATTAATGTAATATAGTTAGAAAATCTGGTAACTCTAGGGTAATTATACCGTACAACGCGTACAACTAACAACATCCAACAGGTTTAGTtacatacaagttacaacttattCAGTAGGGCCAAACCTGCCTGAGCTTCCATAACAACTCTCAGTCGCGAATCCAaccttattttttatgtttgcaCGTTTTGCCTTTTGGAGTGGTGCGTCCTCGGCACGGCGCCCCTAAATACCAGTGATCACTGAtcgtacattataataatatatcgaaGTTCAAACATAGAGATGCGGTGCCCCCGTTTGGCAGAAGCAGAGTATTACTCAGTAGACTGATTAGGTATATACAGAGAGCAATTAAATCCGGACTTcttactaaaaattaaaatacatatattttttcttttataatcactcagtactaaaatgatgagaaatagcttccgaaagttttccTAAAAACACCAAAATTATGGACATTACACGCCATGCGCCGCCATCCTGCTTAGCATTCATTGATAACAGCGCTTCCCTGGCGCCACCCGCCGCGTCACCCCCGTTCTTCCCCTACGTGAATGAATGGGCGAGAGACCGGCCGACGCCATAATTAGTATGACATATCGTTATTTGTACAAATGCTACAATTTTGAttaggataaaatatgttattgtaaataatagtattttggaaagataaaaccgacttcaaattgtacgtaacgaattaaaattccctttctcaaaaactactaaaccgattttgatgaaacttgtattccctaagttaaacaaaacctagtacaacaaaaaaagaatcacatAAATCGGACTTGCAgatccggagatatgcgtgcacaaacataatacatacacacacacacatacatacatacatacatacatacatacatacatacatacatacatacatacatacatacatacatacatacatacatacatacatacatacatacatacatacatacatacatacatacatacatacacttttgaaatttggtacatttgttcagaagctgttataaattaacatacacaaaaactggacagttctggaaatataacatacatacgcgtcCAATTGATAACCtcccttttttgaagtcggttaaaaaattaataccctataaataaattaattttttggaTATGGACTCTCATAATGATATCTAAGCCCTAAAAAAATTTGGCCGGTAGATTTAATTGCACTCTGTTTAAAGGAACTCATGACAAACACAAATTATTTACAGTAACtaatttatttcacaaaaaagtaAAACCAGATATCGTAAACTGTTGATGCGTTAGTTGTATGATTCGATGACATTTATCACGTCTCGGATGCCGGAGTTGATCGTCAAAATGGCGCTCTGAGCTGCGTTACGGATGTTGACCTCGACCACGCGCATAATAATCGTATCGAAGATGGtcacgaaaagtgtgatgaaaGGATTCAGGAGCCAGTCAGTCAGAATATTGCCGGTGAGGCGTACGCGGAGACGGCTGAAAAACACGTAAAACGGGATAATAGGCAGATCCTTTGGCGAAGTAACGGCGATAGTTTTAGCTATTCTTTTTTATCCCACTTTTGGGCAAAGATTTTCCACAGGATTGGGCAAAGacaagtaaacaaaaatgaaagTCAACtttgtttcaatgaaaccgccGCCTATGTGACGGAACTTAAATAGTAGATGATTTGAAAATGTacaagttaattttaataataatatgatttggGATAGAAAGCTTACCCGATGTTTTGCAAAGCGAATTGCTGTAAGTGGACTTCGTCGTTATTGAAATCGATAAGCACGTCAGCGACAATGAAGAATCTGTCCAAGGAGCCGATGACACCACCAGTTGGTCCAATGTTCATCACCTTAATGAGGTACTTGTACATGAactgaaatatataaaatacgtTAAGTACTAAGTTTCTGAATcactagtgagtagtgactaaAAGCTTAACCCGAAGTTTTGCCGCAACTTGTTTGCTACAGAGCGACAGAAACAAAACCTCCAGAAATGAGAAACTTTGGATAtatagtaatattaattaactagctgttgtccgcaacttcgtccgcgttaccGACCaagtacaaacagacaaacagacagagagacaaaaatttaaaaaaacagttGAGATATGCTATATTATTCTTACATTActtgtttttttaagtttttattcaatgtacaaaaattttacctctacgattttattacagctcgacaaggctttaaatgaacgtggcgaaaaatggAACTAACGCtactatcatacaaaaacgtcattttttacagttctccttaaccagcagcgcccccgcttacgttcatataaagccttgtcgcactttataatatgtatagataatcaTTTTAACATGttctttttttatcaaaacTTTTATCTGTAAAggattatattatgattatttcgTAATTTATAAAGTAGCTAGatctattaaatttatttatcagTGTTAACGTAACCGTGCAAtcagatattattatttcaaaataataaaataggtgTTAAGGTGTTATCAACTGTAATTAGATTCCATCGCATGATAAAAATCATtggaatatttaatttatgatATCAAAAACTAATTATGTTTACGATAACGATTGGAAAAATTGATTCTCATTATTTTGACATTTCGGATCTTGAACAAGTTTGAAACTAAAAAGTCAGGTAACCTATGCTAGTAGTTACATATTCTTGAACCTACCTACCAAAGATACTAGAAAACCGGTTTTCTATTATCTTTACAACCTGCACAGTACATTATACTCACTTCGAGGTTAGTGAACTCAAGTTCGACGCGAACTCGCAACATTTTAGCGAAATAGTTCACTTTCTGGTCACCAGATCGAGCCACGTTGACGAGGCCTGTCATGTAGCCATCGTGAAGTTGCACCCAAGCGCTGTACGTAATGAGGAGAGGTCTCTGTTGAAAATAGATGGATAtagatataacataatatatattatgtaataagaaGAAACTAAAATAACTTAAGAAgctattcaataataataagaaaatctGCTTTTTTTGTACCAACTTCCTATTGagaattataagttataaccattACAACCCAGGAGGCAGGACGTATGTAAGTTCATTCTTTCGGCACGTTTAGGCTGAAACCCTGTTTAGGCTCAAAAAGCCTAAACAGGGTTTCGCATTTGAATGTAAAACCCCGTTTAGGCTCAAAAGGTGCCAAAAGATAGCACATACACACATTTTTGAGGTAAAAAGGGATAAAACATATTCGAAACTCCTAAATCTTAATGGACCAGACAAATAATGGTATTTCATGTTAGATCGAAGTCAATGGTGTTTgcacctatttttttttctttcaccaAGCCAATTTCATCCATGTTGCACACAGTAACAATTATTTACAATGCAAACTTTGGCcctttgcccagagcggcaaaaatgaggggcggcgaaattgacttattcctatcttccaacctagccatccacttaagtttgagaattttaccagctaacctaccttaagtttgctagtggaaatatttgagtattttacttaaatattcctcccatgttcccccaacaaatatgtttcctgtaagtatatgtaaagggcggcgaaaatgatctttgcctggagcggctaaatggctagatcggcTCCTGAGCCTCATAATGTTTAAACATAATGAGATCGCTAA encodes the following:
- the LOC121729984 gene encoding uncharacterized protein LOC121729984: MDKKQITGVILAVLVLGADANAISGKNANARWDFGLSANVNEYVDNTIDLIIPFLQNNGLDPMELPEIIEGFEVRPLLITYSAWVQLHDGYMTGLVNVARSGDQKVNYFAKMLRVRVELEFTNLEFMYKYLIKVMNIGPTGGVIGSLDRFFIVADVLIDFNNDEVHLQQFALQNIGRLRVRLTGNILTDWLLNPFITLFVTIFDTIIMRVVEVNIRNAAQSAILTINSGIRDVINVIESYN